The following proteins come from a genomic window of Streptomyces sp. NBC_00539:
- a CDS encoding SpoIIE family protein phosphatase produces the protein MSTSDAFRAEIHSTEADPGSTGGLLDVLSLAAVVLDDRGRIVFWSPQAEDLFGYSAQEALGRPAALLLVSEENRGLVVELFTQVMKSGRRWAGSFPIRHKDGSSRLVEFRNMRLQDDLGDFYALGIATDHLTLRRVERDLALSLRLVSQSPIGLGVTDTELRYVLVNPALEHINGLPASEHLGRTVREALSFLDVEAIESSMREVLATGVPLLDQFVTGRTPVDPEERAWSVSYYRLDDAAGHPLGVAVSVVDVTEQHRAAADAARARRRLAVVADASVRIGTTLDLEQTARELAEVCVPQLADVTTVDVLDSVLHGRRTTGEPAGPARFRALAVVTAYPTGAAQATDPAGELAQYDTDRVITHCVNTGRPVLLARVSGPDLRRIARDDNAAALLAAAGVHSYLAVPLVARGEVIGAVGMMRARTPAPFDEDDVTLAVELAARAAVCVDNARLFQNQRHAALTLQRNLLPHQPAHRLGLEIAHRYQPSGATSEIGGDWFDVIPLADDKTALVIGDVMGSGIAAAATMGQLRTATRTLTQLDLDPSQVLQYLDQAAAGMEHTITTCAYAVYDPLRAECHISLAGHLPPVHMRPGRLPELLDLPTGAPLGVGGVPFHTTRIALAPDDQLVLYTDGLVETRDQSLDERLDLLLSLLAGPHRPLEATCDLLLRALRRPGDHDDVALLMARILPVDPTLP, from the coding sequence ATGAGCACGTCCGACGCGTTCCGGGCCGAGATCCACAGCACGGAGGCGGATCCGGGGTCGACAGGCGGCCTGCTCGACGTACTGAGCCTCGCCGCGGTGGTCCTGGACGACCGCGGCCGCATCGTGTTCTGGAGCCCCCAGGCCGAGGACCTGTTCGGCTACTCCGCGCAGGAGGCGCTCGGGCGGCCCGCGGCCCTGCTGCTGGTGTCGGAGGAGAACCGCGGCCTGGTGGTCGAACTGTTCACCCAGGTCATGAAGAGCGGCCGGCGCTGGGCCGGGAGCTTCCCCATACGGCACAAGGACGGCAGCTCCCGCCTGGTCGAGTTCCGCAACATGCGGCTCCAGGACGACCTCGGGGACTTCTACGCCCTCGGCATCGCCACCGATCACCTCACGCTGCGGCGTGTCGAGCGCGACCTGGCCCTGTCCCTGCGGCTGGTCTCGCAGTCCCCGATCGGCCTCGGCGTGACCGACACGGAGCTGCGGTACGTGCTGGTCAACCCGGCGCTGGAGCACATCAACGGCCTGCCCGCCTCCGAGCACCTCGGCCGGACCGTCCGCGAGGCCCTGTCCTTCCTGGACGTGGAGGCCATCGAGTCCTCCATGCGGGAGGTGCTCGCCACCGGCGTACCGCTCCTGGACCAGTTCGTGACCGGCCGCACCCCGGTCGACCCCGAGGAGCGGGCCTGGTCCGTGTCCTACTACCGGCTCGACGACGCGGCCGGGCACCCGCTGGGTGTGGCCGTCTCGGTGGTCGACGTGACCGAGCAGCACCGGGCCGCCGCCGACGCCGCCCGTGCCCGCCGCCGCCTCGCGGTGGTGGCGGACGCCTCCGTACGCATCGGCACCACGCTCGACCTGGAACAGACCGCGCGGGAACTGGCCGAGGTGTGCGTACCCCAGCTCGCCGACGTCACCACCGTGGACGTGCTCGACAGCGTCCTGCACGGCCGCCGCACCACCGGCGAACCGGCCGGACCGGCCCGCTTCCGGGCCTTGGCGGTGGTCACCGCCTACCCCACGGGAGCCGCCCAGGCCACCGACCCGGCCGGCGAACTCGCCCAGTACGACACCGACCGCGTCATCACCCACTGCGTGAACACCGGGCGCCCCGTCCTGCTGGCGCGCGTGAGCGGCCCGGACCTGCGCCGCATTGCCCGGGACGACAACGCCGCCGCGCTGCTGGCCGCGGCCGGGGTGCACTCCTACCTGGCGGTCCCGCTGGTGGCCCGCGGCGAGGTGATCGGCGCCGTCGGCATGATGCGCGCCCGCACGCCGGCACCGTTCGACGAGGACGACGTCACCCTGGCGGTCGAACTGGCCGCGCGGGCGGCCGTCTGCGTCGACAACGCCCGGCTGTTCCAGAACCAGCGGCACGCCGCCCTCACCCTCCAGCGCAACCTGCTGCCGCACCAGCCGGCCCACCGGCTCGGCCTGGAGATCGCCCACCGCTACCAGCCGTCCGGGGCCACCAGCGAGATCGGCGGCGACTGGTTCGACGTCATCCCGCTGGCCGACGACAAGACCGCCCTCGTCATCGGCGACGTCATGGGCAGCGGCATCGCGGCCGCCGCCACCATGGGACAGCTGCGCACCGCGACCCGGACCCTGACCCAGCTCGACCTCGACCCCTCCCAGGTCCTGCAGTACCTCGACCAGGCCGCTGCAGGCATGGAACACACCATCACCACCTGCGCCTACGCCGTCTACGACCCCCTGCGCGCCGAATGCCACATCTCCCTCGCAGGGCACCTGCCACCGGTCCACATGCGCCCCGGCCGGCTCCCGGAACTGCTCGACCTGCCCACCGGCGCCCCGCTCGGGGTCGGTGGCGTACCCTTCCACACCACCCGGATCGCGCTCGCCCCCGACGACCAGCTCGTCCTCTACACCGACGGGCTCGTCGAGACCCGCGACCAGTCCCTCGACGAGCGCCTCGACCTCCTGCTCAGCCTGCTGGCCGGCCCCCACCGCCCCCTGGAGGCCACCTGCGACCTGCTCCTGCGCGCCCTGCGCCGCCCCGGCGACCACGACGACGTCGCCCTCCTCATGGCCCGCATCCTCCCGGTCGACCCCACCCTGCCCTGA
- a CDS encoding anhydro-N-acetylmuramic acid kinase, with amino-acid sequence MRVIGLMSGTSYDAVDAAAADLSAEDGTLRLTPLGMVGEPYPDDVRAALAAALPPAATTMADVCRLDTRIGQAFARLAVRADRELCGGRAELVASHGQTVYHWTQDGRVSGTLQLGEPAWIAEGSGCPVVSGFRPRDVAAGGQGAPLVSLVDLMLLRGRPGVPAALNIGGIANLTVVPSGGDPVAFDTGPGNALIDAAVREVTGGRLAYDEDGALAAAGRVHAPLLERLLAEPYYRMPWPKTTGKELFHRDYLRGTAADPAFAALPPEDLIATLTRLTATTIAAALRPLGATEVFASGGGVRNPTLTAMLRAELGPAVLRGSQELGLPAAAKEAYAFAVLGYLTLHGLPGNVPGCTGASGPRVLGSVTPGRRPLRLPAVPSRPPHSLIVQ; translated from the coding sequence ATGAGGGTGATCGGCCTGATGTCGGGGACCTCGTACGACGCCGTCGACGCCGCGGCCGCCGATCTGAGCGCCGAGGACGGGACGCTGCGCCTGACACCGCTGGGGATGGTCGGCGAACCGTACCCCGACGACGTACGGGCCGCCCTGGCGGCCGCGCTGCCGCCCGCGGCGACCACGATGGCCGACGTCTGCCGCCTGGACACCCGCATCGGGCAGGCCTTCGCCCGGCTGGCGGTCCGCGCCGACCGGGAACTGTGCGGGGGCCGGGCGGAGTTGGTCGCCTCCCACGGCCAGACCGTGTACCACTGGACGCAGGACGGCCGGGTGAGCGGCACGCTCCAGCTCGGTGAGCCGGCCTGGATCGCGGAGGGCAGCGGCTGCCCCGTCGTCTCCGGGTTCCGCCCGCGCGACGTGGCGGCGGGCGGCCAGGGTGCGCCGCTGGTGAGCCTGGTCGACCTGATGCTGCTGCGCGGGCGGCCCGGTGTCCCGGCCGCGCTGAACATCGGCGGCATCGCGAACCTGACCGTCGTCCCCTCGGGCGGTGACCCCGTGGCCTTCGACACCGGCCCGGGCAACGCGCTGATCGACGCCGCGGTGCGGGAGGTGACAGGCGGGCGGCTGGCGTACGACGAGGACGGCGCCCTCGCGGCGGCCGGGCGGGTCCACGCCCCCTTGCTGGAACGGCTGCTGGCGGAGCCGTACTACCGGATGCCCTGGCCCAAGACGACCGGCAAGGAGCTCTTCCACCGCGACTACCTGCGGGGCACGGCGGCCGACCCGGCCTTCGCCGCTCTCCCGCCCGAGGACCTCATCGCCACGCTGACGCGTCTCACCGCCACCACGATCGCCGCCGCGCTGCGTCCGCTGGGGGCCACCGAGGTGTTCGCCTCGGGCGGGGGCGTCCGCAATCCGACGCTGACGGCGATGCTGCGCGCGGAACTGGGCCCCGCAGTGCTGCGCGGCTCGCAGGAGCTCGGCCTGCCGGCCGCCGCGAAGGAGGCCTACGCGTTCGCGGTGCTGGGATACCTCACGCTGCACGGGCTGCCGGGCAACGTGCCCGGATGCACGGGCGCCTCGGGGCCGCGCGTCCTGGGCTCGGTCACCCCGGGCCGCCGCCCCCTGCGGCTGCCCGCCGTCCCGTCACGCCCCCCGCACTCCCTGATCGTGCAGTGA
- a CDS encoding MFS transporter, whose product MTPLALRPAAPHRAASRRALLAGSVGNLVEWYEFGVYGCFATVIATHFFTPPAEAAGGAPALIATYASFALAFFFRPVGALLFGRLGDRLGRRPVLVLAVSLMTLATTLIGLLPTRAVIGPAAPWLLTLLRVLQGLSAGGEFGGAVSLMTESAPPGRRGLYGAWQSFTVALGLLAGAATAATLAGVLPEAALRAWGWRIPFLLALPLGGAALWLRAALEEPPPSAPVPGGAAPPGQGPVRAVALAVARVMGWSAAGYTFLVVLPSYLQSALGSSARGALTATALANLGFAACVLPAGLLSDRIGRRPVMLGGALGVVLLAFPLLHLLRDPGLSPAARAGALLAAGALVGLMAGPGPAMLAEMFPRGVRCTGLGLAHSLANAVFSGCAGLVITALIAATGDASVPAWYAAAACAVSALALATLRGDGHGEPLR is encoded by the coding sequence GTGACCCCTCTCGCCCTGCGCCCGGCGGCCCCGCACCGCGCCGCCTCCCGCCGTGCGCTGCTGGCCGGCTCGGTGGGCAACCTCGTCGAGTGGTACGAGTTCGGCGTCTACGGCTGCTTCGCGACCGTGATCGCGACCCACTTCTTCACCCCACCGGCCGAGGCGGCGGGTGGCGCCCCGGCGCTGATCGCCACGTACGCCTCTTTCGCCCTCGCGTTCTTCTTCCGCCCCGTGGGAGCGCTGCTGTTCGGGCGTCTCGGCGACCGTCTCGGCAGGCGGCCCGTCCTGGTGCTCGCCGTGAGCCTCATGACGCTGGCCACCACCTTGATCGGGCTGCTGCCCACCCGGGCCGTCATCGGTCCCGCCGCGCCCTGGCTCCTGACGCTGTTGCGCGTCCTGCAGGGGCTGTCGGCCGGCGGGGAGTTCGGGGGCGCCGTGTCGCTGATGACGGAATCCGCCCCGCCGGGCCGGCGCGGGCTCTACGGGGCGTGGCAGTCCTTCACCGTCGCCCTCGGGCTGCTGGCGGGAGCGGCGACGGCCGCCACCCTCGCCGGCGTCCTGCCCGAAGCCGCCCTCCGGGCGTGGGGGTGGCGGATCCCGTTCCTGCTGGCCCTGCCGCTCGGCGGGGCCGCCCTGTGGCTGCGTGCGGCCCTGGAGGAGCCGCCGCCGTCCGCGCCGGTCCCCGGCGGGGCAGCGCCACCCGGGCAGGGGCCCGTGCGTGCGGTCGCCCTCGCGGTCGCCCGGGTCATGGGCTGGTCGGCGGCCGGCTACACGTTCCTCGTCGTCCTGCCGTCCTACCTCCAGTCCGCGCTGGGCTCCTCGGCACGCGGGGCCCTGACCGCCACGGCTCTGGCGAACCTCGGTTTCGCGGCCTGCGTCCTGCCCGCCGGGCTGCTCAGCGACCGGATCGGGCGGCGCCCGGTCATGCTCGGCGGGGCCCTGGGCGTCGTGCTGCTGGCCTTCCCGCTGCTGCACCTGCTGCGGGACCCGGGGCTCTCCCCCGCTGCCCGGGCCGGCGCACTGCTGGCGGCGGGCGCGCTCGTCGGCCTGATGGCGGGGCCGGGACCGGCCATGCTCGCCGAGATGTTCCCGCGCGGCGTGCGCTGCACCGGGCTGGGGCTCGCCCACTCGCTGGCCAACGCGGTGTTCTCGGGCTGCGCCGGCCTCGTCATCACCGCCCTGATCGCGGCCACGGGGGACGCCTCGGTGCCCGCCTGGTACGCCGCTGCGGCGTGCGCCGTCAGCGCGCTCGCGCTGGCCACCCTGCGCGGCGACGGCCACGGGGAGCCGCTGCGATGA
- a CDS encoding cupin domain-containing protein: MTAHLARHGLLVPPGHGRTLHSAAQQVTFKVTGKDSRVASSFEVVVPPGFDVGAHLHTRSEELFYVLEGELDVMAFEPRVRSGDDWRRWESLDGRQVVRATPGTVIVVPPGCPHAFANPTGEPARMFFQASPPPDHERYFEELLELLDANPSPDASAIRELRARYDIEQLTPLRHGPS, encoded by the coding sequence GTGACGGCGCACCTGGCCCGGCACGGACTGCTGGTGCCACCGGGACACGGCCGCACCCTGCACAGCGCCGCCCAGCAGGTCACCTTCAAGGTCACGGGCAAGGACTCACGGGTCGCCTCCAGCTTCGAGGTCGTCGTACCGCCCGGATTCGATGTCGGGGCGCACCTCCACACGCGCAGCGAGGAGCTGTTCTACGTCCTGGAGGGTGAACTCGACGTGATGGCGTTCGAGCCTCGCGTCCGTAGCGGCGACGACTGGCGACGCTGGGAGTCGCTCGACGGCCGCCAGGTCGTCCGGGCCACCCCGGGGACGGTCATCGTCGTACCGCCCGGCTGTCCGCACGCCTTCGCCAACCCCACGGGGGAACCGGCCCGGATGTTCTTCCAGGCCTCTCCCCCGCCCGACCACGAACGGTACTTCGAGGAGCTCCTCGAACTGCTCGACGCCAACCCCTCACCGGACGCCTCGGCCATCCGGGAACTGCGGGCCCGCTACGACATCGAGCAGCTGACACCGCTGCGCCACGGCCCGTCCTGA
- a CDS encoding cytochrome P450 encodes MLKDGPATSRPPVTHWPALDLDGVDFDPVLAELMRAGPITRITLPNGSGWAWLVCRYDDVRMVTNDPRFSRKLVMEHDVTRLAPHFIPAPGAVGIEDPPDHTRLRRTVAAAFTTAGVERLRTRAQHMLDELVDAILRDGPPADLTERLLAPFPLAVVCELMGVPEQDRPKMHEWTAKILSSAQGAERSEQAKTQMCAYLGERLRACRGARGEDGGADGVGDVIGMLAGAVAAGEVTEEEAVGLALLLQIGGEAVTNNVGNMVYVLLTRPDLMDELRASPALRPTAINELLRYIPHRNSVGLSRIALEDVEVAGQVIRAGEAVYVSYLAANRDPEVFPDPDEIRPDRTPNAHVSFGYGPHFCPGNMLARLESELLVNALLDRFPDPRFAVPVEELGWRPGALIRGPEALPVTWS; translated from the coding sequence ATGCTGAAGGACGGCCCCGCCACCTCTAGGCCACCCGTCACGCACTGGCCCGCCCTGGACCTGGACGGGGTCGACTTCGACCCCGTCCTCGCCGAGCTGATGCGCGCGGGGCCGATCACCCGCATCACACTCCCCAACGGGAGCGGATGGGCCTGGCTCGTCTGCCGGTACGACGACGTGCGGATGGTCACCAACGACCCCCGGTTCAGCCGCAAGCTGGTGATGGAGCACGACGTCACCCGTCTGGCCCCCCACTTCATCCCGGCCCCCGGGGCGGTCGGCATCGAAGACCCGCCCGACCACACGCGGCTGCGCCGCACCGTCGCCGCCGCGTTCACCACCGCCGGGGTGGAGCGCCTGCGGACCAGGGCGCAACACATGCTGGACGAGCTCGTCGACGCGATCCTGCGCGACGGGCCGCCCGCGGACCTCACGGAGCGACTGCTGGCGCCGTTCCCGCTCGCGGTGGTCTGCGAGCTGATGGGCGTTCCGGAGCAGGACCGCCCCAAGATGCACGAGTGGACCGCCAAGATCCTGTCCTCCGCCCAGGGCGCCGAGCGCAGCGAGCAGGCGAAGACGCAGATGTGCGCCTACCTGGGTGAGCGGCTGCGGGCCTGCCGCGGCGCCAGGGGCGAGGACGGCGGGGCCGACGGGGTGGGCGACGTCATCGGCATGCTCGCCGGGGCGGTCGCGGCCGGCGAGGTCACCGAGGAAGAGGCCGTCGGGCTGGCCCTGCTCCTGCAGATCGGTGGCGAGGCCGTCACCAACAACGTCGGCAACATGGTGTACGTCCTGCTCACCCGGCCGGATCTGATGGACGAGCTGCGCGCCTCGCCCGCCCTGCGGCCCACGGCCATCAACGAGCTCCTGCGTTACATCCCGCACCGCAACTCGGTCGGGCTGTCCCGGATCGCCCTCGAGGACGTCGAGGTCGCCGGCCAGGTCATCCGCGCCGGCGAGGCGGTGTACGTCTCCTACCTGGCCGCGAACCGGGACCCGGAGGTCTTCCCCGACCCCGACGAGATCCGGCCGGACCGCACGCCCAACGCGCACGTCTCCTTCGGCTACGGGCCGCACTTCTGCCCCGGCAACATGCTGGCCCGGCTGGAGTCCGAGCTGCTCGTGAACGCGCTGCTGGACCGTTTCCCCGACCCGCGGTTCGCGGTGCCGGTGGAGGAACTGGGCTGGCGGCCGGGGGCGCTGATCCGCGGACCCGAGGCGCTGCCGGTGACCTGGTCGTGA
- a CDS encoding acyl-CoA carboxylase epsilon subunit, translating into MIRRIQVVRGNPDHRELAALTTALVMLARSAPAVHEHHHHAHPHHHHRRRAHWDRHSTLVHPANSWRARPPLHRTGHDQTGSRV; encoded by the coding sequence GTGATACGCCGGATCCAGGTGGTCCGCGGCAACCCGGACCACAGAGAACTGGCGGCCCTCACGACCGCCCTGGTCATGCTGGCCCGCAGCGCCCCGGCGGTGCACGAACACCACCACCACGCACACCCGCACCACCATCACCGCCGCCGTGCCCACTGGGACCGCCACTCGACCCTCGTCCACCCCGCCAACTCCTGGCGCGCCCGTCCCCCGCTCCACAGGACGGGGCACGACCAGACGGGCAGCCGCGTCTGA
- a CDS encoding cytochrome P450 encodes MTTDPDTALGTRPDPPAEGPVHCWNLDDLEGLQFDPFLHARLQDDRATRVKLPFGEGSAWLMARYADVKAATTDPRFSRQELVGRTITSSSPHAIASQKASLNYADPPRLNDMRRVVARAFTGKSMQRLRPSVQATADRLLDGMEEHGSPADLVEHLHGPFPLAAVADLLGMPRDMREGMTSWANVIMTPGPAPERSADAMKTVRESVVALLALRRAQAADEPGEDLAAVLAAAADEGEITEAEAVSLATAILVSGAHAVRNNSANMIYALLTHPEHMARLRAEPEMIPQAVDELLRFIPHRSGVGIPRVATRDVELGGVLIRQGEVVYSSYLAANRDPAVFPNPDALDFDRGPIAHMAFGNGPHHCVGSMLARMESEIIVATLLDRYPRLELAVPPEQIEWQPGALIRGPKTLPVTW; translated from the coding sequence ATGACGACAGACCCCGACACGGCTCTTGGGACGCGTCCGGACCCGCCTGCGGAGGGGCCGGTGCACTGCTGGAACCTGGATGACCTCGAAGGCCTGCAGTTCGATCCGTTCCTGCACGCCCGGCTCCAGGACGACAGGGCCACTCGGGTGAAACTGCCGTTCGGTGAGGGCAGCGCCTGGCTCATGGCGCGCTACGCCGACGTCAAGGCCGCCACGACAGATCCGCGCTTCAGCAGGCAGGAACTGGTCGGGCGCACGATCACCAGCTCCTCGCCGCACGCGATCGCCTCGCAGAAGGCGTCACTGAACTACGCCGACCCGCCCCGCCTCAACGACATGCGCCGCGTGGTGGCGCGGGCCTTCACCGGCAAGAGCATGCAGCGGCTGCGGCCCTCCGTGCAGGCCACCGCCGACCGGCTCCTGGACGGGATGGAGGAGCACGGCTCACCCGCCGACCTCGTGGAACACCTGCACGGTCCCTTCCCGCTCGCGGCCGTCGCCGACCTCCTCGGGATGCCGCGGGACATGCGCGAGGGCATGACCTCCTGGGCGAACGTGATCATGACGCCGGGTCCGGCCCCGGAACGCAGCGCCGACGCGATGAAGACCGTCCGCGAGAGCGTCGTCGCGCTCCTCGCGCTGCGCCGCGCGCAGGCGGCGGACGAGCCGGGCGAGGACCTCGCCGCCGTCCTCGCGGCCGCCGCCGACGAAGGGGAGATCACCGAGGCGGAGGCCGTCTCCCTCGCCACCGCGATCCTGGTGAGCGGCGCCCACGCGGTGCGCAACAACAGCGCCAACATGATCTACGCCCTGCTCACCCATCCGGAGCACATGGCCCGGCTGCGCGCCGAACCGGAGATGATCCCGCAGGCCGTCGACGAACTGCTGCGCTTCATCCCGCACCGCAGCGGCGTCGGCATCCCGCGGGTCGCCACGAGGGACGTCGAGCTGGGCGGGGTACTGATCCGGCAGGGGGAGGTCGTCTACTCCTCGTACCTCGCGGCCAACCGCGACCCGGCCGTCTTCCCGAACCCGGACGCGCTGGACTTCGACCGCGGCCCCATCGCCCACATGGCCTTCGGCAACGGGCCCCACCACTGCGTCGGCTCGATGCTGGCCCGGATGGAGTCCGAGATCATCGTCGCCACCCTGCTCGACCGGTACCCGAGGCTGGAGCTGGCGGTGCCGCCGGAGCAGATCGAGTGGCAGCCGGGCGCCCTGATCCGCGGGCCCAAGACCCTCCCGGTGACCTGGTGA
- a CDS encoding type III polyketide synthase, translating into MATLCRPTVHVPEHVITMEQTLDLARSVHADHPQLDLALRLIRNTGVAKRHIVRPIEETLRHPGLEQRNAVYEAEAKDRIPAVVRGALDDAQLRPENIDLIIFVSCTGFLMPSLTAWMINSMGFRTDTRQLPIAQLGCAAGGAAVNRAHDFCTAYPAANALIVSCEFCSLCYQPSDLEVGNLLSNGLFGDGVGAVVVRGRGGTGVDLHRNGSYIIPETEDWIMYDVKATGFHFKLDRRVPGTMEPLAPSLKRLAQAHGWNASALDFYIIHAGGPRILDDLSKYLGVPAEAFRFSRATLTEYGNIASAVVLDALRRLFDENGTAHAAKGMLAGFGPGITAEISIGSWVSDPATP; encoded by the coding sequence GTGGCGACTCTGTGCAGACCAACGGTGCACGTGCCCGAGCACGTGATCACCATGGAGCAGACCCTGGATCTGGCCCGGTCCGTTCACGCCGATCACCCGCAGCTCGACCTCGCGCTGCGCCTGATCCGGAACACCGGCGTCGCGAAGCGGCACATCGTGCGTCCCATCGAGGAGACCTTGCGGCACCCCGGCCTCGAACAACGCAATGCCGTCTACGAGGCGGAGGCCAAGGACCGGATACCGGCGGTGGTACGCGGGGCCCTCGATGACGCGCAGCTGCGTCCCGAGAACATCGATCTGATCATCTTCGTGTCGTGCACGGGCTTCCTGATGCCGTCGCTGACCGCCTGGATGATCAACTCGATGGGCTTCCGCACCGATACGAGACAGCTCCCCATCGCCCAGCTGGGCTGTGCGGCGGGCGGTGCGGCGGTGAACCGGGCGCACGACTTCTGCACCGCCTACCCGGCGGCGAACGCGTTGATCGTCTCCTGCGAGTTCTGCTCGCTCTGCTACCAGCCGAGCGACCTGGAGGTCGGCAACCTGCTCTCCAACGGCCTCTTCGGTGACGGCGTCGGCGCGGTCGTCGTCCGCGGCCGGGGCGGCACGGGCGTGGACCTCCACCGCAACGGGTCGTACATCATCCCGGAGACGGAGGACTGGATCATGTACGACGTCAAGGCCACCGGATTCCACTTCAAGCTCGACCGGCGCGTCCCGGGCACGATGGAACCGCTGGCCCCGTCACTCAAACGCCTCGCCCAGGCGCACGGGTGGAACGCCTCGGCGCTGGATTTCTACATCATCCACGCCGGTGGCCCGAGGATCCTGGACGACCTCAGCAAGTACCTCGGTGTGCCTGCCGAGGCATTCCGCTTCAGTCGGGCCACACTGACGGAATACGGCAACATCGCAAGCGCCGTGGTCCTGGACGCCCTGCGCCGGCTCTTCGACGAGAACGGCACCGCCCATGCCGCCAAGGGCATGCTCGCCGGGTTCGGGCCGGGCATCACCGCCGAGATCTCGATCGGGAGCTGGGTTTCGGATCCGGCGACCCCGTGA
- a CDS encoding DUF4360 domain-containing protein, producing the protein MPGVLFVSGATAALLAGSALVTSAPAPFTPPPDKIVIDVASVNGSGCPLGTAAVALAPDHTAFTVTYSQYLAQVGLGAQPTDFRKNCQINLIVHVPQGYSYAVASADYRGYAHLERGARATQKASYYFQGSPDTASRTHAFNGPLDNDWQVTDSTDWDQLVWAPCGVQRNFNINTELRVSAGASDPAKTNSFVAMDSADGDIRTVYHFAWKTCPAR; encoded by the coding sequence ATGCCCGGTGTCTTATTCGTGAGCGGTGCGACCGCCGCGCTCCTCGCCGGCTCAGCGCTGGTTACGTCCGCTCCCGCCCCCTTCACCCCGCCGCCCGACAAGATCGTCATCGACGTCGCCTCCGTCAACGGCTCCGGCTGTCCGCTCGGTACCGCCGCGGTCGCCCTCGCCCCCGACCACACCGCCTTCACCGTCACCTACAGTCAGTACCTGGCACAGGTGGGCCTCGGTGCGCAGCCGACCGACTTCCGCAAGAACTGCCAGATCAACCTGATCGTCCACGTCCCGCAGGGCTACTCCTACGCCGTCGCGAGCGCCGACTACCGCGGCTACGCGCATCTGGAACGCGGCGCGCGAGCGACGCAGAAGGCCTCCTACTACTTCCAGGGCTCGCCCGACACGGCGAGCAGGACCCACGCGTTCAACGGCCCGCTCGACAACGACTGGCAGGTCACGGACTCCACCGACTGGGACCAGCTGGTGTGGGCGCCGTGCGGGGTGCAGCGCAACTTCAACATCAACACCGAACTGCGGGTCAGCGCGGGCGCCTCGGACCCGGCCAAGACCAACAGCTTCGTCGCCATGGACTCCGCGGACGGTGACATCCGGACCGTCTACCACTTCGCCTGGAAGACCTGTCCCGCGCGCTGA